In uncultured Trichococcus sp., a single genomic region encodes these proteins:
- the rpe gene encoding ribulose-phosphate 3-epimerase — translation MDTKYQIAPSLFSSKISNLENTLTVMKEIGIQLLHIDVMDGHFVPDMAFGPSIVNELSSFTDITLDVHLMVDKPEKIVERFADLGADMITFHIEATNHAMHIIQLIKSKNKKVGVAINPATPIEWITPVLNIVDVVLVMTINPGMLNQSFIPETLKKIETLKNERTTNGYRYLIEVDGKINPQTIKKCAEAGADIFVSGGYIFESDDDQKYKFEQLYHALSEVNRH, via the coding sequence GTGGACACTAAATATCAAATTGCTCCGTCACTATTCAGCTCAAAAATAAGTAATTTAGAGAATACATTAACTGTAATGAAAGAAATAGGTATCCAATTATTGCATATCGATGTTATGGACGGTCATTTTGTTCCAGATATGGCTTTTGGCCCAAGTATTGTTAATGAACTTAGTAGCTTTACAGATATCACTCTCGATGTCCATCTGATGGTTGACAAGCCAGAAAAAATTGTTGAGAGATTTGCAGACTTGGGAGCAGATATGATTACTTTTCATATTGAAGCTACTAATCATGCAATGCATATTATCCAACTAATCAAATCAAAAAACAAAAAGGTTGGTGTAGCAATTAACCCAGCTACACCGATTGAATGGATTACACCTGTTCTGAATATAGTTGACGTAGTATTGGTGATGACCATTAATCCAGGAATGCTTAATCAAAGTTTTATTCCTGAAACATTGAAAAAAATTGAAACCCTTAAAAATGAGCGAACAACAAATGGCTATAGGTATCTAATTGAAGTAGATGGAAAAATTAATCCTCAAACAATTAAAAAATGTGCGGAAGCAGGAGCTGATATATTCGTGTCCGGTGGCTATATTTTTGAATCTGATGACGATCAAAAATATAAATTCGAGCAACTTTATCATGCGCTGTCTGAAGTAAATAGGCATTAA